A stretch of the Candidatus Saccharimonadales bacterium genome encodes the following:
- the secE gene encoding preprotein translocase subunit SecE, producing the protein MADDKPVVPEGEVVDNTDKKPAKRRLRTNSETVRQRTEKFQQQQKNEAAPKSSFFGSFMRGFIWPLRQLGRLVGKLGRYRVFRIIGRILLPKYLRNSWRELRMVTWPNWRTSWKLTYAVIVFSIVFGVIVALVDFVLDKLFKELIIK; encoded by the coding sequence ATGGCCGACGACAAACCAGTAGTACCTGAAGGTGAAGTAGTAGACAATACCGATAAGAAACCAGCTAAGCGCCGCTTGCGTACCAATAGCGAAACAGTCCGGCAGCGAACCGAAAAATTCCAGCAGCAGCAAAAGAACGAAGCTGCACCAAAATCCAGTTTCTTCGGATCGTTCATGCGTGGATTTATCTGGCCACTGCGCCAGCTTGGACGCCTTGTCGGCAAGTTAGGCCGCTACCGTGTCTTTAGAATTATCGGCCGCATACTGCTTCCAAAGTATCTGCGGAACAGCTGGCGTGAACTGCGCATGGTGACCTGGCCCAATTGGCGTACCAGCTGGAAACTGACTTACGCCGTTATCGTCTTCTCGATCGTATTCGGCGTCATCGTCGCACTGGTAGATTTTGTACTTGATAAACTATTTAAGGAGTTAATAATAAAGTGA
- a CDS encoding glycosyltransferase family 2 protein: MMYRGKTKKLTVLIPCYNEAKGIGAVLDKLPLVKLTHNHYVVDVIVIDNNSTDKTAEVAQSHGARVIHEPKKGKGNAMRAGFQAVSDDTDYVVMLDGDDTYDAGEIQRMIEPLENKFCSVVIGSRLGGKMHIGAMRTFNRAGNWFFTHIVRMYYRVNVTDVLTGYFAWKKQNIDELLPHLVSEGFAIEMEMITKMAKLGHDIYSVPISYTPRSGETNLRPLYDGRRILQMYFKNIRWQPARQYEDVGDAG; encoded by the coding sequence ATGATGTATCGAGGAAAAACTAAAAAATTGACCGTTTTGATTCCATGTTACAACGAAGCCAAAGGCATTGGCGCTGTTTTGGATAAGCTTCCACTTGTTAAGCTGACACACAACCATTACGTGGTAGATGTGATAGTTATTGACAACAATTCTACGGACAAGACTGCTGAAGTTGCCCAGTCTCACGGCGCCCGCGTTATACATGAACCCAAAAAAGGCAAAGGTAATGCAATGCGTGCCGGCTTCCAAGCCGTGTCCGACGATACTGATTATGTTGTGATGCTTGACGGAGATGACACCTATGACGCCGGTGAAATTCAGCGCATGATTGAGCCTCTAGAAAATAAATTTTGTAGTGTTGTCATCGGCTCCCGCCTGGGTGGCAAGATGCATATCGGCGCAATGCGTACATTCAATCGGGCTGGTAACTGGTTCTTTACGCACATCGTCCGGATGTATTACCGGGTAAATGTCACTGACGTACTTACTGGTTATTTTGCGTGGAAAAAGCAAAACATCGACGAACTGCTACCCCATCTGGTATCAGAAGGTTTTGCCATAGAGATGGAAATGATCACGAAGATGGCCAAGCTCGGCCACGACATATACAGCGTGCCAATCAGCTATACACCGCGGAGCGGGGAGACGAATTTGCGGCCACTATACGACGGGCGGCGGATATTGCAGATGTATTTCAAGAATATACGGTGGCAACCGGCCCGGCAATATGAGGACGTGGGGGACGCTGGGTGA
- the nusG gene encoding transcription termination/antitermination protein NusG — MSISKRYDTTKQWYAIHTYSGYEEKVAESIRQRADSLDMKDKIYQVLVPKEKMIEIKNGKRRVVEKRIFQGYVIVQMKMSEDAWYIVRNTPSVTGFVGSGTDPTPLGNDEIEKIQKRMGLEQPKHKIDYKLGDVVSITDGPFKGFDGAINEIDPQKGKLKVLVNMFGRETPVELDSLQVKRV, encoded by the coding sequence ATGTCTATATCTAAACGATACGATACAACTAAGCAATGGTACGCCATTCATACTTACAGCGGCTACGAAGAAAAGGTCGCTGAATCTATCCGCCAGCGAGCTGACAGCCTCGATATGAAGGATAAGATCTATCAGGTTCTGGTACCCAAAGAAAAAATGATTGAAATCAAAAACGGCAAACGCCGCGTTGTCGAAAAGCGTATCTTCCAAGGCTATGTCATCGTCCAAATGAAAATGAGCGAAGATGCCTGGTACATCGTACGTAATACACCATCAGTCACTGGTTTCGTTGGCTCCGGCACTGATCCGACACCGCTCGGCAATGACGAGATCGAAAAAATCCAGAAGCGCATGGGCCTCGAACAGCCGAAACACAAGATAGACTACAAGCTTGGGGACGTCGTATCTATTACCGACGGTCCATTCAAGGGCTTCGACGGCGCAATCAACGAAATTGATCCGCAAAAAGGCAAACTCAAAGTCCTCGTCAACATGTTCGGCCGTGAAACTCCTGTAGAGCTCGACTCATTGCAGGTCAAGCGAGTTTAG
- a CDS encoding ATP-binding protein, producing MAKINPVKPLLVHLYGYPGSGKTYFARQFCEHVQAAHVQDDRIRFELFDEPRYDKQENDVITQLMDYMTGEFLNAGISVVYDTNAMRASQRHGLREMARKSHAQPVLVWLQIDAEGSYVRTTKRDRRRSDDKYAAAMDHATFDAMASRMQNPQTIEDYIVISGKHVFKTQLSAVVKRLHELNLVSLDDALTQIVKPGLVNLIPNNTASSAAGRVDMTRRNIMIR from the coding sequence ATGGCAAAAATCAATCCAGTAAAGCCGCTCCTCGTCCACCTCTATGGATATCCCGGTTCGGGCAAGACGTATTTTGCACGCCAATTTTGCGAACACGTGCAGGCTGCGCACGTTCAGGACGATCGCATTCGATTTGAGCTATTTGATGAACCTCGCTATGACAAACAGGAAAATGATGTTATCACCCAACTGATGGATTATATGACTGGCGAATTCCTGAACGCCGGTATCAGCGTCGTCTATGATACGAATGCTATGCGGGCCTCCCAGCGCCACGGACTCCGGGAAATGGCTCGCAAGTCACATGCTCAGCCAGTACTCGTCTGGTTGCAGATTGATGCCGAAGGATCGTATGTCCGTACCACAAAGCGCGATCGCCGCCGCAGTGACGACAAGTATGCCGCCGCCATGGACCATGCAACATTCGATGCCATGGCCAGCCGGATGCAAAATCCGCAAACCATCGAGGATTATATCGTCATTAGCGGCAAGCACGTCTTCAAGACGCAGCTCAGCGCTGTCGTCAAACGATTGCACGAGCTCAACTTGGTTTCACTTGATGATGCGCTGACCCAGATCGTCAAACCGGGCCTGGTCAACTTGATTCCGAATAACACTGCGTCATCCGCCGCCGGCCGTGTCGATATGACGCGCCGCAATATCATGATCCGTTAA
- a CDS encoding glycosyltransferase, with protein sequence MKIVYVSDSIYPYNKGGKEKRLYEISTRLASMGHEVHIYTMHWWKSTETSRLEDGVHLHAISKYYPLYKDGGDRRSIKEGVLFGLACLRLFRVKFDVLDVDHMPFFPIYAAWFVCILRGRRRQFYGTWHEALNRKDWIRYMGIAGNIASVIERVSIHLPYMVTAASPHTQRLIKSELNRKKRVALVTSGIDLDMISHIKPARVRCDVLYAGRLVKDKNVDVLVEAIALIAASYPKIRCTIIGHGIEKDNIAEKIKQLGMIKNISLLAPLTESRDVYAYMQAAKVFCLPSVREGFGIVALEALACGTPVVTTNAAANAAKDLITDGGNGSVVALGPITFAVSLQEWVMSPRKKHIRGKAEGYGWGALASTQAEVYAL encoded by the coding sequence GTGAAAATAGTCTACGTCTCCGATTCCATCTATCCATACAACAAAGGGGGCAAAGAAAAACGGTTATACGAAATCAGCACACGGTTGGCTTCGATGGGCCATGAGGTTCATATTTATACTATGCACTGGTGGAAGTCAACGGAAACTTCTCGTCTAGAAGATGGCGTACATTTACACGCAATTAGTAAATACTACCCCTTGTACAAAGATGGTGGTGACCGGCGCAGCATAAAAGAAGGTGTGTTGTTTGGCTTGGCTTGCTTGCGACTATTTCGAGTGAAATTTGATGTGCTGGATGTCGACCATATGCCTTTCTTTCCTATCTACGCCGCCTGGTTTGTCTGCATTCTGCGTGGTCGTCGACGGCAGTTTTATGGTACCTGGCACGAAGCTCTAAACCGTAAGGATTGGATACGTTACATGGGCATAGCTGGAAATATAGCTTCCGTTATTGAACGAGTAAGTATACATCTGCCATATATGGTTACAGCGGCATCGCCACATACGCAGCGACTCATCAAATCAGAATTGAACCGCAAAAAACGCGTAGCATTGGTAACCTCCGGCATAGATCTGGATATGATCTCGCACATCAAACCGGCTCGGGTACGCTGCGATGTACTGTATGCCGGGCGGTTGGTGAAAGACAAAAATGTCGACGTACTCGTCGAGGCCATTGCCCTTATCGCAGCAAGTTACCCGAAGATTCGCTGTACAATCATCGGACACGGTATAGAAAAGGATAATATTGCTGAAAAGATTAAGCAGCTAGGAATGATAAAAAACATTTCCTTACTGGCACCCCTCACCGAATCAAGGGACGTATATGCTTATATGCAGGCCGCCAAGGTATTCTGCCTCCCGTCAGTACGCGAAGGCTTCGGAATTGTAGCACTAGAGGCTCTAGCATGTGGTACCCCCGTAGTAACCACAAATGCTGCGGCCAATGCTGCTAAAGACTTGATAACCGACGGTGGTAACGGCTCAGTTGTAGCGCTAGGGCCGATTACATTTGCCGTGTCCCTGCAAGAATGGGTGATGAGTCCCCGTAAGAAACACATCAGAGGCAAGGCAGAGGGCTACGGTTGGGGAGCATTAGCTTCGACGCAGGCAGAGGTGTATGCATTATGA
- the rplK gene encoding 50S ribosomal protein L11 — MAEKPVRAHLKMKIPAGRASAAPPVGSTLGQYGVNMMDFINPFNDMTRDMQGATVTAHITVYTDKTMKFRVVGAPTDDRIRAELGIQKGSGKPNTEKISKKLSQAQLTKIATEKAHDMNTDDVEAVKKMVAGTARSMGVEVEG, encoded by the coding sequence ATGGCAGAAAAACCAGTCCGCGCTCATCTAAAGATGAAGATCCCGGCCGGCCGTGCCAGCGCAGCGCCACCAGTTGGTAGCACGCTCGGACAATACGGTGTTAACATGATGGATTTTATTAATCCATTCAACGATATGACTCGAGATATGCAGGGCGCTACCGTCACCGCACATATCACTGTATACACCGATAAAACTATGAAATTCCGCGTCGTTGGCGCGCCAACTGATGACCGCATCCGCGCCGAGCTCGGTATCCAAAAGGGTTCCGGCAAACCGAATACTGAAAAGATCAGCAAAAAACTGTCACAGGCTCAACTGACGAAAATCGCGACCGAAAAAGCCCACGACATGAACACCGACGACGTCGAAGCCGTCAAAAAGATGGTCGCCGGCACCGCCCGCAGCATGGGCGTTGAAGTCGAGGGGTAA
- the rplA gene encoding 50S ribosomal protein L1: MAKANKDNAADIAADQPIEEVIADQITDAEAVEVVEEKNETKTKKATAKAGKRSEKALEEAEAKAAKEARKEEKAEQEAEDADKPKQHHNPTRTRLQRQGKNFRKAAEQIEKGKVYPLSEALALAAQTNPVKFDATVELHINLNVDPRHADQNIRDNFVLPQGTGRTIRVAVFADVDDAAKASAAGADIAGIDEVTKLLEKGSMDFDTLIATPSQMAKLGKYARTLGPRGLMPNPKSGTVTTDVAKAVKEAKAGRVEYRVDSTGIVHLGIGKVSFGADRLAENAAAALASIKGNKPGSVKSNYVRAIHLTTSMGPSIKVETSSAN, from the coding sequence ATGGCAAAAGCCAACAAAGATAACGCAGCCGATATTGCAGCTGACCAGCCGATTGAAGAAGTCATTGCAGACCAAATTACTGACGCTGAAGCAGTAGAAGTCGTCGAAGAAAAGAATGAAACCAAGACCAAGAAAGCGACCGCTAAAGCTGGCAAGCGCAGCGAAAAAGCGCTTGAAGAAGCTGAAGCCAAAGCTGCCAAGGAAGCCCGCAAAGAAGAAAAAGCCGAGCAAGAAGCCGAAGACGCTGACAAGCCAAAGCAGCACCACAATCCGACTCGCACACGTCTGCAGCGCCAGGGTAAAAACTTCCGTAAGGCCGCCGAGCAAATTGAGAAGGGCAAGGTATATCCTTTGTCAGAAGCACTTGCACTCGCTGCACAGACTAACCCAGTCAAATTCGACGCAACCGTCGAGCTGCATATCAACCTGAACGTCGATCCCCGACACGCTGATCAGAACATCCGTGACAATTTCGTATTGCCACAGGGTACTGGCCGCACTATACGTGTTGCCGTCTTTGCTGATGTTGATGATGCCGCCAAAGCCTCGGCTGCCGGTGCTGATATCGCCGGTATCGACGAAGTGACGAAATTACTCGAAAAAGGCTCAATGGACTTCGACACGCTGATCGCTACCCCCTCACAGATGGCGAAGCTCGGTAAATACGCTCGCACCCTCGGCCCACGCGGCTTAATGCCGAACCCGAAAAGTGGTACCGTCACGACTGACGTAGCCAAAGCCGTCAAAGAAGCCAAAGCCGGACGGGTCGAATACCGCGTCGACAGCACCGGTATCGTCCACCTCGGCATCGGCAAAGTCAGCTTCGGTGCAGACCGCCTGGCCGAGAATGCTGCCGCTGCGCTGGCATCGATCAAAGGCAACAAGCCGGGCAGCGTCAAAAGCAATTATGTCCGCGCCATCCACCTGACGACTTCAATGGGCCCATCCATTAAAGTCGAAACCAGCAGCGCAAACTAA
- a CDS encoding deoxycytidine triphosphate deaminase produces the protein MGVYSNTDITQAMADGHIVCHPFDPKHVSHASLDVTLGYHYYRIERMQERTIYNPFDQEDVERYFDGPYKAMPHGEWCKLNGISPLKNIPLEHPVIALKPQERILAHTHEFFGIKPPGAYEVKSRSSWGRNGVAVCFDAGWVDPGYINRLTLEIYNLNERETVLLPVGERIAQAVFHTTGEVQGSYGEGRDAGFSGKYQQGSDLETIIKTWSPDMMLPKAYKDVRIMPTVVEGLFYE, from the coding sequence TTGGGAGTTTACAGCAATACTGACATTACGCAGGCAATGGCCGATGGCCATATCGTCTGCCATCCGTTCGATCCGAAACACGTCAGCCATGCGAGTCTCGACGTCACGCTCGGCTACCATTATTACCGTATCGAGCGTATGCAGGAGCGGACAATTTATAATCCGTTCGATCAGGAAGATGTCGAACGCTATTTTGACGGACCGTACAAAGCCATGCCGCACGGCGAATGGTGCAAACTGAACGGTATCAGCCCGCTCAAAAATATACCGCTCGAACATCCTGTCATCGCACTCAAGCCGCAGGAGCGGATTCTGGCACATACGCATGAATTCTTCGGCATTAAACCACCTGGCGCCTACGAAGTAAAATCGCGTTCCAGCTGGGGCCGCAATGGCGTAGCCGTATGTTTTGACGCTGGCTGGGTTGACCCCGGTTACATCAACCGTCTGACGCTCGAAATTTATAATCTTAATGAGAGAGAAACAGTGCTCCTGCCGGTTGGCGAACGCATCGCCCAAGCAGTTTTCCACACGACAGGCGAAGTCCAAGGGTCGTACGGCGAAGGCCGTGATGCCGGCTTTAGCGGCAAATACCAGCAAGGTAGTGACCTTGAAACGATTATCAAAACCTGGTCACCGGATATGATGTTACCGAAAGCCTATAAAGACGTGCGAATTATGCCAACTGTTGTTGAAGGGCTGTTTTATGAATGA
- a CDS encoding SprT family zinc-dependent metalloprotease yields the protein MVAIKFFELDDIGTVRVNKRSGSRSLRISIAANGEVRVTIPSWTPYQSGIDFAKSRKDWILSNAPAREVPLASGMRIGKAHRLVFATATIDAPSSRLAGSEIRITRPLGMAAMHPEVQKVAQRACIRALRAQAESLLPQRLRTLADKFGFDYNSVSIKRLKGRWGSCDNKQDIVLNLFLMQLPWELIDYVLIHELVHTKHLNHSDAFWSEFMRHDPRAKQLRKVIKQHQPILRPTT from the coding sequence ATGGTGGCTATAAAATTCTTTGAGCTGGACGACATTGGCACCGTGCGGGTGAACAAACGCAGCGGTAGCCGGTCGCTACGGATCAGCATCGCAGCAAACGGCGAAGTCCGTGTCACGATACCCAGCTGGACCCCGTATCAAAGCGGCATTGATTTTGCGAAGTCTAGGAAAGACTGGATCCTGAGTAATGCCCCAGCTCGAGAAGTGCCGCTCGCAAGTGGCATGCGGATCGGCAAGGCGCACCGTCTAGTATTTGCTACAGCCACTATCGATGCGCCATCATCGCGTCTTGCTGGCAGTGAAATCCGCATTACCCGGCCACTCGGCATGGCAGCCATGCATCCGGAAGTGCAAAAAGTCGCGCAGAGGGCTTGCATCCGAGCGCTCCGGGCACAGGCCGAGTCACTACTGCCGCAGCGGCTGCGCACCCTAGCCGACAAATTCGGATTCGATTATAACAGCGTCAGCATCAAACGGCTCAAGGGCCGCTGGGGGAGCTGTGACAACAAACAAGATATCGTACTTAATCTATTCCTTATGCAGTTACCCTGGGAGCTGATCGACTACGTACTCATCCATGAACTAGTACATACGAAACATCTCAATCACAGCGATGCCTTCTGGTCAGAGTTCATGCGCCATGATCCACGCGCTAAGCAGCTCCGCAAGGTTATCAAACAACACCAGCCGATCCTACGACCGACTACATAA
- a CDS encoding glycosyltransferase family 2 protein, with the protein MLCQAYAIGGPSSICPLVQLIALNSGRRSTANECYSRTMMLVLVFFVMSLLLEVCLPFVHVSHLFAKRFIAAVIIGLLLASSAYLVWNYPSGWSVIFAILTLYRIFNVLRIVTARMHPVYLRRVCSLTTIWLAAGQIGTMSLLYVLSEALIPAVILTVMAMLLALVGSVTIYITVRGHVNRTAQLAEPSHYSSATIPSVTVAISARNETDSLLACIESILASDYPKLEILVLDDCSQQRRTAEIIRGFAHAGVRFIPGDEPKPGWLARNQAYDVLARAASGSYIFYCNTSVRIEPSTVRTLVAMATARDRSMVSVMPRYALAPGQISLIEPMRAAWELLVPRSLVSRPPVFSPCWLIRADALQAWGGFRAVSRMVAPESYFARAANTAHSYDFVADGAAYGIYGESTIQEQRSTGIRTSYPALRRRPEMVASVSLLTAIIVAAPFVAMLGGVMLHDLSVAWRIAAVLAGIGAAVLLLAAYRQVLQLTYGSARLSQVVSFPAAVVTAIGLLHYSMYKYEFSEVIWKERNICLPVMHVVPSLPKI; encoded by the coding sequence GTGCTATGTCAAGCATACGCCATAGGTGGGCCGTCGTCAATATGCCCTCTCGTGCAGCTTATCGCCCTGAACAGCGGACGCCGCAGTACGGCCAACGAATGCTATAGTAGAACCATGATGCTTGTGCTTGTATTCTTCGTGATGAGTTTGTTACTCGAAGTTTGTCTGCCGTTTGTACATGTGTCCCACTTATTTGCTAAGCGCTTTATTGCTGCAGTAATAATCGGACTCTTGCTTGCCAGCAGTGCATATCTCGTCTGGAACTATCCATCCGGATGGAGTGTCATATTTGCGATACTGACGTTGTACCGAATATTTAATGTACTGCGGATTGTAACAGCCCGCATGCATCCGGTGTACCTGCGTCGTGTCTGCAGTCTGACGACGATATGGTTGGCGGCTGGGCAAATCGGTACAATGTCGCTCCTGTACGTGTTGTCTGAAGCGCTTATCCCCGCTGTCATACTGACCGTTATGGCGATGCTCCTGGCGCTGGTAGGGAGCGTGACGATCTATATAACCGTCCGGGGACATGTCAACCGGACTGCGCAGCTGGCGGAGCCAAGCCATTATAGCAGTGCAACGATACCGAGTGTGACAGTGGCTATATCTGCCCGTAATGAAACCGACAGCTTACTAGCGTGTATCGAATCAATACTAGCGAGCGATTATCCGAAGTTGGAAATTCTGGTACTGGACGATTGTTCGCAGCAGCGCCGCACGGCAGAAATCATCCGCGGTTTTGCGCATGCCGGAGTCCGGTTCATTCCCGGTGATGAGCCCAAGCCGGGCTGGCTGGCGCGTAATCAGGCCTACGATGTGCTTGCCCGGGCTGCCAGCGGATCATATATATTTTATTGTAATACCTCAGTACGTATCGAGCCGTCAACCGTGCGCACGCTGGTGGCGATGGCAACGGCCCGCGACCGCTCAATGGTAAGTGTTATGCCCAGGTACGCTCTGGCGCCCGGTCAAATTTCGTTGATTGAACCGATGCGAGCCGCCTGGGAACTGCTGGTGCCGCGCAGTTTGGTGAGTCGTCCGCCAGTCTTTAGTCCATGTTGGCTGATACGAGCCGACGCTCTGCAAGCTTGGGGCGGATTCCGGGCCGTGAGCCGGATGGTTGCACCAGAATCCTACTTTGCCCGAGCAGCCAATACCGCTCACAGTTATGATTTTGTTGCTGACGGCGCTGCCTACGGCATTTATGGGGAATCAACAATACAAGAACAGCGTAGCACTGGCATTCGAACGAGCTATCCTGCTCTCCGTCGCCGACCTGAAATGGTCGCTAGCGTCAGCTTGCTGACGGCGATCATTGTTGCCGCGCCATTCGTTGCTATGCTAGGTGGTGTCATGTTGCATGACCTTTCGGTAGCTTGGCGAATTGCTGCGGTCTTAGCCGGGATTGGAGCTGCCGTCTTGCTACTGGCAGCTTACCGCCAAGTGCTGCAGCTCACCTACGGCAGCGCCCGGCTCAGCCAAGTTGTCAGTTTCCCGGCTGCCGTAGTTACTGCAATCGGACTACTGCATTATTCGATGTATAAATACGAATTTTCTGAGGTCATTTGGAAAGAACGCAATATTTGCCTGCCCGTAATGCACGTTGTGCCGTCGCTGCCAAAGATCTGA
- a CDS encoding DUF1616 domain-containing protein, producing the protein MQAISVEKIRNKYVAYIAAFVLVAATLILYFNTAAITRQLNAWQLLPQPERLTELYYEKHTELPTTYAPDMQQSYSFTVHNLEYRTTAYKYEVMEQSEDSSQRRVLSSGSFALEHDRSRTTAITISPIDFGPRVKIVTTINKNVSDNDGNESIHYWVTRRGA; encoded by the coding sequence GTGCAAGCTATTTCGGTTGAGAAAATTCGGAACAAATACGTGGCTTATATTGCAGCCTTTGTATTAGTCGCCGCCACGCTGATACTCTATTTTAATACTGCCGCCATTACACGCCAGCTGAATGCCTGGCAACTATTGCCACAGCCGGAACGCTTAACTGAGTTATACTACGAAAAGCATACCGAATTACCGACAACCTATGCTCCCGACATGCAGCAATCGTATAGCTTTACTGTTCACAATCTGGAATACCGCACAACCGCCTACAAATACGAAGTTATGGAGCAATCCGAGGACAGCAGCCAGCGCCGTGTCCTTTCCAGCGGCTCATTCGCACTCGAGCATGACAGGTCGCGGACAACTGCAATTACTATATCCCCTATCGATTTTGGACCTCGAGTCAAAATTGTGACGACAATTAACAAAAATGTTTCAGACAATGACGGCAATGAATCAATACATTATTGGGTGACGAGACGAGGGGCATGA
- a CDS encoding ATP-binding protein, with product MPENQSTVAGVAKAAAEFEHERLLSLINSMVDGVIAVDEHAKVDLYNGAALNILDLNSSMKDKSLSSVCKLVDADNQPVAIASLIRSAKTAFVSRDYSIGYADGSKVSLYLSIAPVHLGYGKSGKQSYVIVLRDISHEKSLEEERDEFISVVSHELRTPITIAEGNISNAQYIVDKAGGSKPIKDALHEAHQQTLFLADMINDLSTLSRAERGVLTIEPESINMHDLISDLGRVYGPEASAKGLRIYIELSPHLELLMSSKLYVREVMQNFVTNAIKYTDAGHITLAAKPHDKGVSVTIEDTGIGISKSDQEKIYDKFFRAENYQTRKTGGTGLGLYVTMKLARLLHAEITTKSELGKGSKFTIYLPNLQ from the coding sequence ATGCCTGAAAATCAGTCCACAGTAGCCGGTGTAGCCAAAGCGGCAGCCGAATTCGAACATGAACGCCTGCTCAGCTTAATTAACAGTATGGTTGACGGTGTTATTGCCGTAGATGAGCACGCGAAAGTTGATTTATACAATGGGGCCGCACTTAACATCCTTGATTTGAACAGCTCGATGAAAGATAAATCGCTCAGCTCAGTCTGTAAACTGGTAGACGCGGACAATCAACCGGTTGCTATTGCCAGCCTGATACGAAGTGCCAAAACAGCCTTTGTCAGCCGCGATTATTCTATCGGCTATGCCGACGGCAGCAAAGTCAGCTTATACCTGAGTATTGCTCCCGTACACCTTGGGTACGGCAAATCCGGCAAGCAAAGTTACGTTATCGTCCTGCGTGACATCAGCCATGAAAAATCCCTCGAGGAAGAGCGTGACGAGTTTATCAGCGTCGTCAGCCACGAATTACGCACGCCGATCACGATAGCTGAGGGCAACATCAGCAACGCGCAGTATATTGTCGACAAAGCCGGCGGCAGCAAACCTATCAAGGACGCGCTGCACGAAGCTCATCAGCAGACGTTGTTCCTGGCCGACATGATCAACGATCTTTCCACCCTGTCACGGGCAGAACGAGGTGTTTTGACTATTGAGCCAGAGTCGATCAACATGCATGATCTCATCAGCGATCTGGGCCGCGTCTATGGTCCGGAAGCGTCCGCAAAAGGCCTGCGCATTTACATCGAGCTGAGCCCGCACCTTGAGCTACTGATGTCGAGCAAACTGTACGTCCGCGAAGTCATGCAGAACTTCGTAACCAACGCCATCAAATACACCGATGCCGGCCACATCACACTGGCCGCCAAACCACATGATAAGGGCGTTAGCGTCACTATCGAAGATACCGGGATCGGTATCAGCAAAAGCGACCAAGAAAAAATTTATGATAAATTCTTCCGCGCCGAGAATTATCAGACACGCAAAACAGGCGGCACCGGCCTCGGCCTGTACGTCACCATGAAGCTGGCCCGACTGCTCCATGCTGAAATTACGACTAAGAGTGAGCTTGGAAAAGGCTCGAAATTTACCATCTATCTGCCGAACTTACAGTAG